The following DNA comes from Nicotiana sylvestris chromosome 10, ASM39365v2, whole genome shotgun sequence.
tctgaatattaataattaaatcccgttccgattgtcctttaattggaaaaactcccttacgccctttgcgggttgtagtaaaagaggaggtgtgacaagaagaataatagacacgggttttccttataacccgttttagtacatagcctttatCCTAACTATAGTGAGATTTTTCTTTGACCTTAGCTCGTGGCTttatgacttttactctgcacttaactctttcaggcttgatttttccttaatcttctttgccttctttatacacatgtccgtgtatattatgtagtcccccaagtgtttgagtgttgaagtatgaagcctcgagcacttgatagtttctctcatttggtccttttcctgaaaaggaaaaacatacgggactcggagggatGATTATAGATAAAGACTGCATAACGCGTTtgcatttctatcagaataattgtaaccctaggccaggaattttaggttactccatgtgccttgcaggtcgtgactcatcatttagtacgggttagcgttttgcctatcatctaaaaatcgttagtaaaattttaacaattcaaaaatgagatttaaaatggttatacctgaccgtggattttccttagaaatagtatctctttaaatgaacaacattccaatgcgaaggtagtatcttgccatccattgtctccagttcatatgctccttttcctgTAACATCACGCActttgtagggtccttcccatgttggacttaatttccctatgttagctacctttgtagactaaaaaacctttttaagcacgaagtccccaattttgaagaacctgaggcgtgcttttctattgtaatatcgttctatgacttgcttttgtgctgccattcttattaaagcAGCTTCTCTACGCCCCTCGAGTAAATctaggttgacccgcatctcctcgtcattagactcttgtgtcgcctgtgtgaaccatgtacttggttcccctatctcaactggaattaaagccttagctccataaaccaatgagaacGATGTTTTgcctgtacttgtttttgcagttgtgcgataagcccataaaactccaggtaacacttcaggccagtttccttttgattcctctagccgtttctttaaattgttgataatgactttgttcgttgattctgcctgtccattacccaccggatgatatgGTGTTgccgtaatccttttaatttgccagctttgaaaaaattccgtgatttgagctccaataaactgaggaccattatcacatacgatttcCTTTGGTACACCAAATCGACATATGCTATTCTGCCAAATAAAGtctctgacttccttttctcgcacctgtttgaatgcacctacctctacccatttagtaaaataattagtgagaacaagcaaaaaatttacctgtccttttgcttgtggtaatggtcctacgatatccattccccatttcataaatggccacggcacaatgaccggatgtaataattcCGCGGGTCTAAGCATATTGTTACTGTACctctggcatttatcacatttggctacgaaactttctgcctcctcttccattttaggccagtaataacctgccctaattaaggttcttactagTGATCTTCCATCTGAGTGATTCCCGCAATGaacctcgtgtatttctctcattacatactctgTTTGCAAATGTCCAgggcatcttgctaagggtccaccaaacattttacgatatagattgccttgttttaagcagtaccgagcggCCTGCCTTTGAAGCGCGTAAGCCTTTTTCTTGTCATCAGGGAcagttccatactgcaaaaaagaaacaatttcgttcctccaatcccaggttaagttattaaaatttacctcattcgcaTTAGGATtaagaactgaatgaaataaatgtatcactGAGGCATTTGCATCATTTGCCACGTCGGCCAATGATGCGAGATTTGCTAGGGCGTCTGCTTCAAGATTTTCGTCCCTGGGTATTTGTCTAATCTTCCAatcttgaaattgttttatcaattcccgtaccttttctaagtactgctgcatccttgcttccctggaTGTATAAGTCCCCGACATTTGATTAACTAGgagttgtgaatcactcttgattataatttgatttatgccaagttcccgtaccagttctaaacctgcaatcatagcctcatattctgcctcattgttagttatggaatgacatttaatagcttgcccaatggtttcacccgtaggtggtaacAATACTATCCCCAAACCTGCTCCTCTCAcgttagatgagccatcagtgaataaagtccaagttcctgggttggctccattgaacacctgtaattctttttctgcttctacctgtattccctgactaaaatcagccacgaaatcagctaatacttgagattttatagcagttctaggttggtatgcaatttcgtattcacttaactctattgcccacttagctaacctacctgataactcatgcttatgtaatatattacgtaaagggtaggtagttaccacaacgataggatgacattgaaagtaaggtcttaactttctagatgccatgattaacgcaagtgcaagtttttctaactgaggatacctcgtttctgcatctaacaaagatttacttacgtaatagataggtgattgtttaccttgctcttctcggaccAAAAAAGCACTTACCGCCACCTCCGAAACAACAAGGTAAAGGAGTAGCTTTTCCCCAACCTTTGATTTTGCCAACAATGGtagatttgataagtacgttttcaaattcctaagtgcttgttgacattcctcattccattcaaaatgatcccgCTTCTTAAgagctgagaagaatttaaaacacttctctgatgatttagagatgaatcttcccaaggccgcaattctccctgttaatctttgaacttctttcttgtttgaaagtatgtcaGGGAGTTCCTCAATGGATTTAATCTGTGCAAGATTTACTTCAattccacggttagaaacaagaaaacccaaaaacttgcctgatgcaacgccaaatgcacatttttcgggatttaacttcatattaaatttacgcaaaattgaaaatgtgtcagataagtgtgatatgtgatttttTGAGTACCGAGTTTTaataagcatatcatctatatatacctccattgtctttcctaaatattcctgaaacattttggtaactaacctctgatacattgcacctgcattctttagaccaaaggacattactttataacaataagtctccctgtctgttatgaataaagttttttcttcatctgccGGATCCaatttaatctgattataacctgaatatgcatctaaaaaacttaacaattcgtgacctgcagttgcatcaatcaattgatctatgtgtggtagtggaaaagaatctttagggaaggctttgttaagatctgtataatctacacaaacccgccacttaccgtttttctttggaaccacaacagtattggctaaccagttaggatattttacctctcgaatggaactaatttttagcaatttttggactgattcttgaaagttccctgctttcttttcttttgcttcacatGAGGATATgacggatcttcatttagtttatgagtcatcacctccggtggtattcctgtcatgtcggagtgggaccaagcgaagaagtccatgttagttttcaaaaattcgattaacttacctttcattccttGGTCAAGATTAGATCCGACATAAACTTTTTTATCAGGCCACTGAGCGAATAACACGACAGGTTCTAATTCctctatcgttgttttgatatcttcattttcttctggttcttgaatggtatcatg
Coding sequences within:
- the LOC138879011 gene encoding uncharacterized protein, with protein sequence MEELEAVELFTQWPERKVYIRANLSHDMKGKFLGFLVSNRGIEVNPAHIKAIEKIPNILTSKKEVQRLTGRIAALGRFISNSSEKCFKFFSALKKQDRFEWTEECQQALKNLKTYLSNPSLLAKPKVGERLLIYLVVSEVAVSTILVREDQAVDEALQKLITSQVNKAVEAHVNQVPVATPTPSPNNNTIENPRSGIVNLGSGGTPSKSQEREPDIDGVLIPHNDALVISLIVDDTNVKQVLIDPGLRHDTIQEPEENEDIKTTIEELEPVVLFAQWPDKKVYVGSNLDQGMKGYNQIKLDPADEEKTLFITDRETYCYKLNPEKCAFGVASGKFLGFLVSNRGIEVNLAQIKSIEELPDILSNKKEVQRLTGRIAALGRFISKSSEKCFKFFSALKKRDHFEWNEECQQALRNLKTYLSNLPLLAKSKVGEKLLLYLVVSEVAVSAFLVREEQGLELVRELGINQIIIKSDSQLLVNQMSGTYTSREARMQQYLEKVRELIKQFQDWKIRQIPRDENLEADALANLASLADVANDANASVIHLFHSVLNPNANEYGTVPDDKKKAYALQRQAARYCLKQGNLYRKMFGGPLARCPGHLQTEYVMREIHEVHCGNHSDGRSLVRTLIRAGYYWPKMEEEAESFVAKCDKCQRRNSDINFKQHIYFISIDLRATKHVPGN